The following proteins are encoded in a genomic region of Arvicanthis niloticus isolate mArvNil1 chromosome 21, mArvNil1.pat.X, whole genome shotgun sequence:
- the Ccr9 gene encoding C-C chemokine receptor type 9: MTPTELTSLIPGMFDDYNYDSTASIDDYMNLNFSSFFCKKNNVRQFASHFLPPLYWLVFIVGTLGNSLVILVYWYCTRVKTMTDMFLLNLAIADLLFLATLPFWAIAAAGQWMFQTFMCKVVNSMYKMNFYSCVLLIMCISVDRYIAIVQAMKAQVWRQKRLLYSKMVCITIWVMAAVLCTPEILYSQISGESGIAICTMVYPKDKNAKLKSAVLILKVTLGFFLPFLVMAFCYTIIIHTLVQAKKSSKHKALKVTITVLTVFIMSQFPYNCILVVQAVDAYTMLISNCAISTNIDICFQVTQTIAFFHSCLNPVLYVFVGERFRRDLVKTLKNLGCISQAQWVSFTRREGSLKLSSMLLETTSGALSL; encoded by the exons ATGACACCCACAGAACTCACA AGCCTTATTCCTGGCATGTTTGATGACTACAACTATGACTCCACTGCTTCCATAGATGACTACATGAATTTGAATTTCAGTAGCTTCTTCTGTAAGAAAAACAATGTCAGGCAGTTTGCAAGCCATTTCCTTCCACCTCTGTACTGGCTTGTGTTCATTGTGGGCACCCTGGGTAACAGCCTGGTCATCCTTGTCTACTGGTATTGCACAAGAGTGAAGACCATGACTGACATGTTCCTTTTGAATTTGGCCATTGCTGATCTGCTCTTTCTGGCTACTCTTCCCTTCTGGGCCATTGCTGCTGCTGGTCAGTGGATGTTCCAGACCTTCATGTGCAAGGTTGTGAACAGCATGTACAAGATGAACTTCTACAGCTGTGTGCTTCTCATCATGTGTATCAGTGTGGACAGATACATTGCCATTGTACAGGCCATGAAGGCTCAGGTCTGGAGGCAGAAGAGGCTGCTGTACAGCAAGATGGTCTGCATTACCATCTGGGTGATGGCAGCTGTGCTCTGCACCCCAGAAATCCTGTACAGTCAAATCAGTGGGGAATCTGGCATTGCCATATGTACCATGGTCTACCCTAAGGATAAGAATGCCAAGCTAAAGTCAGCTGTCTTGATCCTGAAGGTCACCTTGGGGTTTTTCCTCCCCTTTTTGGTCATGgccttctgctacaccatcatcATTCATACCTTGGTACAGGCCAAGAAGTCATCCAAGCACAAGGCCCTCAAGGTGACCATCACTGTTCTCACTGTTTTCATTATGTCTCAGTTCCCCTACAATTGCATTCTAGTGGTGCAGGCCGTGGACGCCTATACCATGCTTATCTCCAACTGCGCTATTTCCACCAATATTGACATCTGCTTCCAGGTTACTCAGACTATTGCATTCTTCCACAGTTGTCTGAACCCAGTTCTCTATGTTTTTGTGGGTGAGAGATTCCGGAGGGATCTGGTGAAGACCCTGAAGAACCTGGGATGCATTAGCCAGGCCCAGTGGGTTTCATTCACAAGGAGAGAGGGTAGCTTGAAGCTTTCTTCTATGCTACTGGAGACAACTTCGGGGGCTCTCTCCCTCTGA
- the Cxcr6 gene encoding C-X-C chemokine receptor type 6 isoform X1, which produces MFAPTDAMDDGHRETDLDDVHYEGDPWLFNNSNDNSQEHQRFLKFKEVFLPCVYLVVFVFGLLGNSLVLIIYIFYQKLRNLTDVFLLNLPLADLVFVCTLPFWAYAGTYEWVFGTVMCKTLRGMYTMNFYVSMLTLTCITVDRFIVVVQATKAFNRQAKWKTWGQVTCLLIWVVSLLVSLPQIIYGNVEHVDKLICHYHHEEISTVVLVIQMTLGFFLPLLTMILCYSAIIKTLLHARNFQKHKSLKIIFLVVAVFLLTQTPFNVTMLIQSTSWEYYTITSFRYAIVVTEAIAYLRACLNPVLYAFVGLKFRKNVWKLMKDIGCLSHLAVSHQWKSSEDSSKTCSASHNVEATSMFQL; this is translated from the coding sequence ATGTTTGCCCCAACAGATGCCATGGATGATGGGCATCGAGAGACAGATCTGGATGATGTGCACTATGAAGGAGATCCCTGGCTCTTCAACAATTCCAATGATAACAGCCAGGAGCACCAACGCTTCCTAAAGTTCAAGGAGGTCTTTTTGCCCTGTGTGTACctggtagtgtttgtctttggaCTGCTAGGGAACTCCTTAGTTCTGATTATATACATTTTCTACCAGAAGCTGAGGAATCTGACAGATGTGTTCCTGCTGAACTTGCCCCTGGCTGACCTGGTGTTTGTCTGCACTCTGCCCTTTTGGGCCTATGCAGGCACCTATGAGTGGGTCTTTGGCACAGTCATGTGCAAAACTCTTCGAGGCATGTATACAATGAACTTTTACGTGTCCATGCTCACTCTCACCTGCATCACGGTGGATCGTTTCATCGTAGTGGTCCAGGCTACCAAGGCCTTCAACCGGCAGGCTAAGTGGAAGACCTGGGGACAAGTCACATGCTTGCTCATTTGGGTGGTCTCCCTGTTGGTTTCTTTGCCACAGATCATCTATGGCAATGTTGAACATGTTGACAAGCTTATCTGTCACTACCACCATGAGGAGATATCCACTGtggttcttgttatacagatgaCTCTGGGGTTCTTCCTGCCACTGCTCACTATGATTCTGTGCTACTCAGCCATTATCAAGACCTTGCTTCATGCTCGAAACTTCCAGAAGCACAAATCTCTAAAGATCATCTTCCTTGTAGTGGCTGTGTTCCTGCTGACTCAGACACCCTTCAACGTCACCATGTTAATCCAAAGTACAAGCTGGGAGTACTATACCATAACCAGCTTTAGGTATGCCATTGTAGTGACAGAGGCTATAGCATACCTTCGGGCTTGCCTTAACCCTGTACTTTATGCCTTTGTTGGCTTAAAGTTCCGGAAGAATGTCTGGAAACTTATGAAGGATATTGGCTGCCTCTCTCACCTGGCAGTCTCACATCAGTGGAAGTCTTCTGAGGACAGTTCCAAGACTTGTTCTGCCTCCCACAATGTAGAGGCCACCAGTATGTTTCAATTGTAG
- the Cxcr6 gene encoding C-X-C chemokine receptor type 6 isoform X2 has protein sequence MDDGHRETDLDDVHYEGDPWLFNNSNDNSQEHQRFLKFKEVFLPCVYLVVFVFGLLGNSLVLIIYIFYQKLRNLTDVFLLNLPLADLVFVCTLPFWAYAGTYEWVFGTVMCKTLRGMYTMNFYVSMLTLTCITVDRFIVVVQATKAFNRQAKWKTWGQVTCLLIWVVSLLVSLPQIIYGNVEHVDKLICHYHHEEISTVVLVIQMTLGFFLPLLTMILCYSAIIKTLLHARNFQKHKSLKIIFLVVAVFLLTQTPFNVTMLIQSTSWEYYTITSFRYAIVVTEAIAYLRACLNPVLYAFVGLKFRKNVWKLMKDIGCLSHLAVSHQWKSSEDSSKTCSASHNVEATSMFQL, from the coding sequence ATGGATGATGGGCATCGAGAGACAGATCTGGATGATGTGCACTATGAAGGAGATCCCTGGCTCTTCAACAATTCCAATGATAACAGCCAGGAGCACCAACGCTTCCTAAAGTTCAAGGAGGTCTTTTTGCCCTGTGTGTACctggtagtgtttgtctttggaCTGCTAGGGAACTCCTTAGTTCTGATTATATACATTTTCTACCAGAAGCTGAGGAATCTGACAGATGTGTTCCTGCTGAACTTGCCCCTGGCTGACCTGGTGTTTGTCTGCACTCTGCCCTTTTGGGCCTATGCAGGCACCTATGAGTGGGTCTTTGGCACAGTCATGTGCAAAACTCTTCGAGGCATGTATACAATGAACTTTTACGTGTCCATGCTCACTCTCACCTGCATCACGGTGGATCGTTTCATCGTAGTGGTCCAGGCTACCAAGGCCTTCAACCGGCAGGCTAAGTGGAAGACCTGGGGACAAGTCACATGCTTGCTCATTTGGGTGGTCTCCCTGTTGGTTTCTTTGCCACAGATCATCTATGGCAATGTTGAACATGTTGACAAGCTTATCTGTCACTACCACCATGAGGAGATATCCACTGtggttcttgttatacagatgaCTCTGGGGTTCTTCCTGCCACTGCTCACTATGATTCTGTGCTACTCAGCCATTATCAAGACCTTGCTTCATGCTCGAAACTTCCAGAAGCACAAATCTCTAAAGATCATCTTCCTTGTAGTGGCTGTGTTCCTGCTGACTCAGACACCCTTCAACGTCACCATGTTAATCCAAAGTACAAGCTGGGAGTACTATACCATAACCAGCTTTAGGTATGCCATTGTAGTGACAGAGGCTATAGCATACCTTCGGGCTTGCCTTAACCCTGTACTTTATGCCTTTGTTGGCTTAAAGTTCCGGAAGAATGTCTGGAAACTTATGAAGGATATTGGCTGCCTCTCTCACCTGGCAGTCTCACATCAGTGGAAGTCTTCTGAGGACAGTTCCAAGACTTGTTCTGCCTCCCACAATGTAGAGGCCACCAGTATGTTTCAATTGTAG